One region of Flavobacterium pisciphilum genomic DNA includes:
- a CDS encoding efflux RND transporter periplasmic adaptor subunit, translated as MKNKILQSAMLFFVAVSLLSSCNSNKKEEAVAEIEPKTETFLLQKEKLSTELRMPAELSGFQQVDLYAKVSSFVQLLKVDIGSKVTKGQLLIVLEAPEITSQLAAAESRLKSMEAIYSTSKSTYNRLYETSKVEGTISKNDLELANGKKNSDYAQYQAAVAAHKEVAIIRGYLEIRAPFNGIVTARNINLGAYVGPSGKGSDLPLLTIQEQTKLRLAVSISELYTGYLKQGDEMTFNVKSSPETFKAKIQRMSGALDLKLRSERVEMDVNNTNGDLLPGMVAEVLLPLNAKDSTFVAPKTAVVSSAESIYIIKVVNHKATRVSVKKGREIDDKIEIFGDLNSNDKLIKIASEEIKEGDVVKE; from the coding sequence ATGAAAAATAAAATATTACAATCGGCCATGCTATTTTTCGTAGCAGTAAGTTTATTAAGCAGCTGTAATTCAAATAAAAAAGAAGAAGCTGTTGCTGAAATTGAACCAAAGACAGAAACGTTTCTTTTGCAAAAAGAAAAGCTATCTACCGAATTGCGAATGCCAGCAGAATTATCTGGTTTTCAACAAGTAGATTTGTATGCCAAAGTAAGCAGTTTTGTACAATTACTTAAAGTAGATATTGGTTCAAAAGTAACCAAAGGACAACTTTTGATTGTACTAGAAGCACCAGAAATCACCTCACAACTTGCAGCAGCAGAATCGAGATTAAAATCGATGGAAGCTATTTACAGCACTAGTAAAAGTACTTATAATCGTCTTTATGAAACTAGTAAAGTAGAAGGGACAATTTCTAAGAATGATTTAGAATTAGCAAATGGAAAAAAGAATTCTGATTATGCACAATACCAAGCGGCTGTTGCTGCGCACAAAGAAGTAGCAATTATAAGAGGATATCTTGAAATTCGTGCTCCTTTTAACGGAATTGTAACCGCTAGAAATATTAATTTAGGTGCGTATGTAGGTCCATCTGGAAAAGGATCAGATTTACCATTATTAACTATTCAGGAACAAACAAAATTACGTCTTGCCGTATCTATTTCAGAGTTGTATACGGGCTATTTAAAACAAGGTGACGAAATGACTTTTAATGTAAAATCATCACCTGAAACTTTTAAAGCTAAAATCCAACGTATGTCTGGAGCATTAGACCTAAAGCTACGTTCAGAACGTGTAGAAATGGATGTAAACAATACAAACGGAGATTTATTACCCGGAATGGTTGCCGAAGTTTTACTTCCGCTAAATGCAAAAGACAGTACCTTTGTAGCTCCTAAGACTGCCGTTGTAAGTTCAGCCGAAAGTATCTATATTATAAAAGTTGTTAATCATAAAGCAACTAGAGTCTCTGTAAAAAAAGGAAGAGAAATTGATGATAAAATTGAAATATTTGGTGATTTAAATAGCAATGACAAATTGATAAAAATTGCCAGCGAAGAAATTAAAGAAGGTGATGTTGTAAAAGAATAA
- a CDS encoding GNAT family N-acetyltransferase, with translation MENKSTHPLTNIISTELINDQDQINLALFIRRQVFVEEQHVSVERESMDDTESIHYLATYNELPAGAARYRKTTKGTKIERIAVLKNYRGKGIGEAILLKILDDVKSEEVIYLHAQVNAIEFYKKNGFKETDNYFVDAGIDHVEMDFVK, from the coding sequence ATGGAAAATAAATCAACTCACCCATTGACCAATATAATAAGTACCGAATTAATTAATGATCAAGATCAAATAAATCTTGCCTTATTTATACGCAGACAAGTATTTGTTGAAGAACAACATGTATCTGTAGAACGTGAGTCTATGGATGATACTGAATCGATTCATTATCTAGCAACTTATAATGAATTGCCTGCTGGAGCAGCTAGATATAGAAAAACAACTAAGGGAACTAAAATCGAGCGAATTGCTGTACTGAAAAATTATAGAGGCAAAGGAATTGGGGAAGCCATTTTGCTTAAAATACTTGACGATGTAAAATCAGAAGAAGTAATATACTTACATGCACAAGTCAATGCAATCGAATTTTACAAAAAAAATGGTTTTAAAGAAACTGATAATTATTTTGTAGATGCTGGAATCGATCATGTCGAAATGGATTTCGTTAAATAA
- a CDS encoding DNA-deoxyinosine glycosylase gives MESYSFEPIASPNASILILGTMPGIKSLELGQYYGHKQNNFWKLLFTILKEDPTDDYEAKKEVLIKNNIAVWDVLKYCDRVGSLDSAIKNEITNDFDTFLKEHPQIKSILFNGQKAAAFFKKYIKVSDDYKLITLPSTSPANASKSFDLKHKEWEVILELQQE, from the coding sequence ATGGAAAGTTATTCTTTTGAACCTATAGCATCTCCAAATGCCTCTATTTTAATTCTTGGAACCATGCCCGGAATAAAATCATTGGAACTAGGGCAATATTATGGTCATAAACAAAATAACTTTTGGAAATTACTATTCACTATTTTAAAAGAAGATCCTACAGACGATTACGAAGCTAAAAAGGAAGTCTTAATAAAAAATAACATTGCCGTATGGGATGTTTTAAAATACTGCGATAGAGTTGGGAGTTTGGATAGTGCCATTAAAAATGAAATAACAAACGATTTTGATACATTCTTAAAAGAACATCCACAGATTAAATCCATCTTATTTAATGGACAAAAAGCAGCTGCATTTTTTAAAAAATATATTAAAGTAAGTGATGATTATAAACTAATTACACTCCCATCTACAAGTCCCGCAAATGCAAGTAAATCATTTGATTTAAAACATAAAGAATGGGAAGTAATTTTAGAATTACAACAAGAATAA
- a CDS encoding EamA/RhaT family transporter: MLFLILSILCSVSVGVIFKIARKYNTNNTQIVACNYIFALALCYISFNPDTAAITATAPWSLYIVIGILLPYIFLFLALSIKHMGIVKTDAAQRLSLFIPILAAWLLFKEEFNILKITALIIGFPALLLILNKPTEKTTNKWVYPTIVLLGFGVIDILFKQIATHTDLPYTTSLFAIFAISMTIMIVVVLYETLFKKVKLTANNILFGGLVGILNFGNILFYLKAHKEFSENPSTVFAGMNMGVIIIGSLIGILIFKEKQTKLNYLGLFLALIAIVLIVISQNSN; the protein is encoded by the coding sequence ATGTTATTTCTAATATTAAGTATTTTATGCAGTGTAAGCGTTGGTGTTATATTTAAAATAGCTCGCAAGTACAATACTAATAATACTCAAATCGTTGCATGCAATTATATCTTTGCCCTTGCACTTTGTTATATATCATTTAATCCAGATACTGCAGCAATCACGGCTACAGCTCCGTGGAGTTTGTATATTGTAATTGGAATTTTATTGCCTTATATATTTCTCTTTTTAGCACTCTCCATAAAACACATGGGAATTGTAAAGACAGATGCTGCACAGCGCTTGTCGCTATTTATTCCTATTCTAGCAGCTTGGTTATTGTTTAAAGAAGAATTTAATATCCTTAAAATTACAGCACTTATAATTGGCTTCCCTGCGTTATTACTTATCCTCAATAAGCCCACAGAAAAAACGACTAATAAATGGGTCTATCCCACAATTGTTTTGTTAGGTTTTGGAGTAATCGATATCCTTTTTAAACAAATAGCAACTCACACAGACCTTCCCTACACGACTTCTTTGTTTGCAATTTTTGCTATCTCAATGACTATAATGATAGTAGTTGTTCTGTATGAAACTCTTTTTAAGAAAGTAAAACTAACTGCTAATAATATCCTTTTTGGTGGATTGGTTGGTATTCTTAATTTTGGAAACATTCTCTTTTATCTAAAGGCACATAAGGAGTTTTCAGAAAATCCATCAACGGTTTTTGCTGGAATGAATATGGGAGTTATCATTATAGGAAGTCTTATTGGTATTCTAATCTTTAAAGAAAAACAAACCAAGTTGAATTACCTTGGTCTTTTCTTAGCTTTGATAGCGATTGTTTTAATTGTAATTTCTCAAAATAGCAACTAA
- a CDS encoding LytR/AlgR family response regulator transcription factor, whose protein sequence is MKEPKKCIIVDDEPAAHYVLVNYIKQNPQLDLVFQCYNGIEAMNYLRENKVDLMFLDINMPEISGIELLKIIPMPPKTILTTAYSEFALESYDYGVIDYLLKPIYFPRFLKAIDRFFSIESVSNKATGIVANTVSVKVDGHLLELELDTFLFAQSFGNYVKLHTTKRTYLASITTSEFEKCLPELGFMRIHKSYIVALDKIDTTDKDFVVIKKERLPIGITYKRELSDRLRNKASL, encoded by the coding sequence ATGAAAGAGCCAAAGAAATGTATTATTGTTGATGATGAGCCTGCAGCTCATTATGTTTTGGTGAATTATATCAAACAAAACCCACAGTTAGATTTAGTTTTTCAATGTTATAACGGCATTGAAGCCATGAATTATCTTAGAGAGAATAAAGTCGATTTGATGTTTTTAGATATCAATATGCCTGAAATAAGCGGTATCGAATTATTGAAGATAATTCCGATGCCACCCAAAACAATTTTAACTACTGCTTACTCTGAATTTGCCTTAGAAAGTTATGACTATGGAGTTATTGATTATTTATTAAAACCCATATATTTTCCTAGATTCTTAAAAGCAATTGACCGTTTCTTTTCTATTGAAAGTGTTTCAAACAAAGCCACAGGAATTGTCGCAAATACAGTTAGTGTAAAAGTCGATGGACATCTTTTAGAACTAGAGTTAGACACTTTTTTGTTTGCACAAAGTTTTGGTAATTACGTGAAATTGCACACTACAAAGAGAACCTATCTTGCCTCCATAACGACTAGCGAATTTGAAAAATGTCTCCCCGAATTGGGTTTTATGCGCATTCATAAATCGTATATAGTTGCTTTGGATAAAATAGATACTACCGATAAAGATTTCGTTGTAATTAAAAAGGAAAGACTGCCAATAGGTATTACTTATAAAAGGGAACTATCTGATCGATTAAGAAACAAAGCTTCTCTTTAG
- a CDS encoding TolC family protein produces MYFKKITLLFLLFSVLGGFAQTLSLKDAIKIGLENYGSVKAKSNYANASKETLKQANRDYLPNLNLSAQQDYGTINGQNGALYGFNGLGTASSGPALPEQNWNASFGALYLVNMNWDFFTFGRIKQKINLAKVEVQSRENDLQQEKFQQEIKISAAYLNLLASQRLLISQEKNLKRAVVFKNTAVARVKNGLLAGVDSTLATAEVSRAKIALNQAKDFVKEQNSKLVILMGVPTQDFIPDSLFVSQIPREMIQPTSSNDSLHPVLQYYKTKIDYSNQQLKLYKRSYYPTMSMFGVLQTRASGFNSDYVTDQTSFNRNYVDGINPDRTNYLVGVGITWNLTTPFRVSKQVSAQKFISQGLQDEYNQIDTELKAQLNFADAKIKITMDNYAEAPIQVKAAAQAYLQKSTLYKNGLTTLTDITQTLYTLNRAEIDRDIVNNNVWQSFLLKAAATGNFDLFINEF; encoded by the coding sequence ATGTATTTCAAAAAAATTACGCTATTATTTTTATTGTTTTCCGTTTTGGGAGGTTTTGCACAAACACTATCATTAAAAGATGCTATCAAAATAGGTCTTGAAAATTACGGTAGTGTCAAGGCAAAAAGCAACTATGCCAATGCATCCAAAGAAACGCTTAAACAAGCAAACCGGGATTATTTACCCAACCTAAATTTATCGGCACAGCAAGACTACGGAACTATAAATGGACAAAATGGTGCATTATATGGTTTTAATGGTTTAGGAACTGCCTCATCAGGTCCCGCTTTGCCAGAACAAAACTGGAATGCCTCATTTGGAGCGCTATATCTAGTGAACATGAATTGGGATTTTTTCACTTTTGGAAGAATCAAACAAAAAATTAATCTTGCCAAAGTCGAAGTTCAAAGTCGTGAAAATGATTTGCAACAAGAAAAATTTCAGCAAGAAATCAAAATCTCAGCCGCCTATCTTAATTTGCTAGCAAGTCAGCGCTTATTGATTTCACAAGAAAAGAATTTAAAACGTGCTGTAGTTTTCAAGAATACAGCAGTAGCAAGAGTTAAAAACGGTTTGCTTGCGGGTGTAGATTCTACATTGGCAACAGCCGAAGTATCACGTGCTAAAATTGCTTTAAATCAAGCCAAAGATTTTGTAAAAGAGCAAAACAGCAAACTCGTTATTTTAATGGGAGTTCCAACTCAGGATTTTATTCCAGATTCCTTATTTGTGAGTCAGATTCCAAGAGAAATGATACAGCCTACATCATCTAATGACAGTTTGCATCCAGTACTTCAATACTACAAAACCAAAATTGATTACAGCAACCAACAACTTAAGTTATACAAAAGAAGCTATTACCCGACGATGAGTATGTTTGGCGTTTTGCAAACTAGAGCCTCAGGATTTAACTCGGATTATGTAACCGATCAAACCTCTTTTAACCGAAACTATGTAGATGGTATTAACCCCGATCGAACCAATTATTTGGTAGGTGTTGGTATTACATGGAATCTTACCACGCCATTTAGAGTGAGCAAACAAGTAAGCGCACAAAAATTTATCTCACAAGGATTGCAAGATGAATACAACCAGATTGATACTGAGCTAAAAGCACAATTGAATTTTGCCGATGCAAAAATTAAAATCACAATGGATAATTATGCTGAAGCTCCTATTCAAGTAAAGGCAGCGGCACAGGCCTATTTACAAAAATCAACATTATACAAAAACGGATTAACCACATTAACTGATATTACCCAAACGCTATATACGCTAAATCGTGCCGAGATAGACCGCGATATTGTCAATAATAATGTATGGCAATCTTTCTTACTCAAAGCAGCAGCCACAGGCAATTTTGACTTATTTATAAATGAATTTTAA
- a CDS encoding DUF6896 domain-containing protein gives MIKEILTDYICFIRTFEVLLKNKYKMDINPCSFSGTLFEKKGTIDGIEYWFHGSGCTVEKDGVLCKYDISINEIQFTQWDFTEFIRTHPEYQKLNYSSDYIEYELYQLINKGTLAWLIVKGDIFGCVFKTYRVLKVPPLALASRS, from the coding sequence ATGATCAAAGAAATTTTAACTGACTATATCTGTTTTATAAGAACTTTTGAAGTTCTATTGAAAAATAAATATAAAATGGATATAAATCCATGTTCGTTTTCAGGAACCCTTTTTGAGAAAAAAGGAACTATAGACGGAATTGAATATTGGTTTCATGGAAGTGGTTGTACAGTTGAAAAAGATGGTGTTTTGTGTAAGTATGATATTTCAATAAATGAAATTCAATTTACACAATGGGATTTTACTGAATTTATCAGAACTCATCCTGAATATCAAAAACTAAATTATAGTTCTGACTATATTGAATATGAATTATACCAACTTATAAATAAAGGAACTTTAGCTTGGCTAATTGTAAAAGGAGATATTTTTGGATGTGTTTTTAAAACTTATAGAGTTCTTAAGGTCCCCCCGCTAGCGCTAGCGTCTCGCTCGTGA
- a CDS encoding sensor histidine kinase yields MNKKLNNILDNKWWQEIAVVIFSFTIYTLKNDWMLFSSLASILMGVFFYFILYMHAQFNRFFLLPILFKDQRPLTYIFLTILGVVMFSVVLYEVTTLDMFSKCRLYQNSHQRSYAYQLASVLGTLVCILSPIIVFKFYRINKRQTDETLLFNQMQLNALKGQLNPHFLFNTFNTLYGISLEFPDRTPDLIMKVSQLMRYQLESNNKQCVSLEEELSFINSYIQLEKERVGYRCDITYDCKIDNENAYKVSPMLLIAFIENAFKHGTCAIENCFVRIFITVENGLLHLHVINSIPTKKTNVVSTKIGLKNTIERLNLIYGKEYKLDIQDDNNTYIVDLKLQLKKFV; encoded by the coding sequence ATGAATAAAAAATTAAATAACATATTAGATAACAAATGGTGGCAGGAGATTGCTGTTGTTATCTTTTCATTCACAATTTATACATTAAAAAATGATTGGATGTTATTTAGTTCATTGGCTTCCATCTTAATGGGCGTTTTTTTTTACTTTATATTATACATGCATGCTCAGTTCAATCGCTTTTTTCTTCTTCCAATATTATTTAAAGATCAAAGGCCATTAACTTATATATTCTTGACAATCTTAGGTGTTGTAATGTTTTCTGTAGTATTGTATGAAGTAACGACTTTGGATATGTTTAGCAAATGTCGCTTGTACCAAAACTCACATCAAAGAAGTTATGCTTATCAGCTAGCAAGTGTTTTAGGAACCTTAGTATGTATATTGAGTCCGATTATTGTTTTTAAATTTTATAGAATTAATAAGAGGCAAACAGATGAAACATTGTTGTTTAATCAAATGCAACTTAATGCGCTTAAAGGACAATTAAACCCACATTTTTTATTTAATACTTTCAACACGCTTTACGGAATTAGTCTTGAATTTCCTGATCGTACTCCTGACTTAATCATGAAAGTATCTCAATTAATGCGATACCAACTTGAGAGTAACAATAAGCAATGTGTATCGCTAGAAGAAGAACTTTCGTTTATTAATAGTTATATTCAATTAGAAAAAGAGCGAGTTGGATATCGTTGTGATATTACGTATGATTGTAAAATTGATAATGAAAATGCATATAAGGTTTCTCCGATGTTGTTAATTGCTTTTATTGAAAATGCATTTAAACACGGAACCTGTGCAATTGAAAACTGTTTTGTTCGTATTTTTATCACGGTAGAAAACGGTTTGTTACACCTTCATGTTATCAATTCGATTCCAACCAAAAAAACTAATGTTGTTTCAACCAAAATAGGATTGAAAAACACTATTGAAAGATTGAATTTAATTTATGGTAAAGAATATAAATTAGATATTCAAGATGATAATAATACCTATATCGTAGATTTAAAATTGCAACTCAAGAAGTTTGTATAA
- a CDS encoding efflux RND transporter permease subunit, with protein sequence MNLIRFALRKPISILVLVAGLFFFGIGAIKDIKVDILPKMNLPVIYIAHPFGGYTPDQMEAYFAKNYVNILPFANGVKSVETKNIQGLMIMKLTYYEDTNMAQAAAELSSLSNRIQAAFPPGTQPPFIIRFDASSLPIGQLVLSSKIRSNNELQDLANVYVRASFTSIPGLLSPAPFGGSPRTIEVNVDPDLLRSHNMTPDQIVEAIRVNNQTAPSGNVRMGDTNYITPTNNTIKEVKDFEKIPLFKGSVQNLKLGDVATVKDGADITAGYALVNGKRSVYISIAKAGDASTWDVVQKLKSELPKIQSTLPEEVKLSYEFDQSVYVINSVKSLITEGIIGAVLTGLMVLLFLGDRRAALIVILTIPISIISGVLFLKLFGQTINLMSLSGLALAIGILVDESTVTIENIHQHLDMGKPKALAIWDACQEIALPKLLILLCILAVFAPAFTMVGIPGALFLPLALAIGFSMVISFLLSQTFVPVMANWLMKGHPVHEHDPSITDDEAEFNDSGLTPESEKDLITQKKAMVEREDLNNDGKISHFEKFRIRFMRTIDRLFPYKKGVTLAYLFGITFLAIVLITFIGKDVFPKVNSSQFQLRMRAPDGTRLERTEEKAILVLKELNKMVGKEHIGISSVYVGQHPSLFSINPIYLFMAGSHEAVFQVSLKDYHADMDDFKDEFRARLKKILPDVKVSFEPIELTDKVLSQGSPTPIEVRIAGKDKKRNELYANQIVEKLKKISYFRDVQIGQPIHYPAMNIDIDRTRAAELGVDMNDISRSLVASTSSSRYTEKNTWVDEKAGLSYSVQVQVPLNNMKSRTDIGEIPVLKNSLRPVLSDVAKITPGYVSGENDNLGAMPYITVTANISQTDLGTAVKDVDATLKSLGELPRGLFITPIGMSKVLVETLSSLQVGLLVAIFVIFLMLAANFQSFKVSLVILTTVPAVVLGSLLMLTITGSTLNLQSYMGIIMSVGVSIANAVLLVTNAEQLRKHNGNALESAREAAALRLRPIIMTSVAMIAGMLPMAIGHGEGGDQVSPLGRAVIGGLLFSTFAVLLILPLIFAWAQEKTTTQSVSLDPEDEESIHYISSLKSKNEK encoded by the coding sequence ATGAATTTAATACGTTTTGCACTTCGCAAACCCATTTCCATACTGGTTTTGGTTGCAGGTTTATTCTTCTTCGGAATTGGTGCTATCAAGGACATCAAGGTAGATATCCTTCCGAAAATGAATTTGCCAGTTATTTATATCGCACATCCCTTTGGTGGATATACTCCCGATCAGATGGAAGCTTATTTTGCCAAAAATTATGTCAATATTCTTCCATTTGCCAATGGCGTAAAATCTGTTGAAACTAAGAATATTCAAGGGTTAATGATTATGAAATTAACCTATTATGAAGATACCAATATGGCACAGGCTGCTGCCGAGTTAAGTTCGTTATCGAATAGAATTCAAGCTGCATTTCCTCCCGGAACACAACCGCCGTTTATCATCCGTTTTGATGCTTCTTCTCTACCAATTGGACAATTGGTTTTAAGCAGTAAAATACGCTCTAATAATGAATTACAGGATTTAGCCAATGTTTACGTACGTGCCTCATTTACTTCTATCCCAGGTTTATTATCTCCAGCTCCCTTTGGCGGAAGCCCAAGAACAATCGAGGTTAACGTAGATCCAGATTTATTACGTTCGCATAATATGACCCCCGATCAAATTGTTGAAGCCATTCGTGTAAACAATCAAACGGCTCCATCTGGAAACGTTCGTATGGGAGATACCAATTATATTACTCCAACCAACAATACAATTAAGGAAGTTAAAGATTTTGAAAAGATTCCATTGTTTAAAGGAAGCGTTCAAAACTTAAAATTAGGCGATGTTGCTACCGTAAAAGATGGTGCCGATATCACTGCTGGTTATGCTTTGGTAAACGGAAAACGTTCTGTGTATATAAGTATTGCCAAGGCAGGAGATGCTTCGACTTGGGATGTGGTTCAGAAATTAAAATCAGAGCTTCCAAAAATTCAAAGTACTTTACCCGAAGAAGTAAAACTATCATACGAATTTGACCAATCAGTTTATGTAATCAATTCGGTTAAAAGTTTAATTACAGAAGGTATCATCGGTGCAGTATTAACCGGATTAATGGTTTTACTTTTCCTTGGTGACCGACGTGCTGCTTTGATTGTAATCCTGACCATTCCGATTTCGATTATCTCAGGAGTTTTATTCCTGAAACTATTTGGTCAAACCATCAACTTAATGTCTTTAAGCGGACTTGCTCTTGCCATAGGTATTTTAGTAGATGAAAGTACGGTTACGATTGAAAACATTCACCAGCATCTCGATATGGGAAAGCCCAAGGCACTCGCCATTTGGGATGCCTGTCAGGAAATTGCTTTGCCTAAATTATTAATTCTTCTTTGTATTCTAGCCGTATTTGCACCTGCATTTACAATGGTTGGTATCCCGGGTGCATTATTCTTGCCATTGGCATTAGCAATTGGATTCTCGATGGTTATCTCGTTTTTACTTTCTCAAACTTTTGTGCCTGTAATGGCAAACTGGTTAATGAAAGGACATCCTGTACATGAACATGACCCTAGTATTACTGATGATGAAGCCGAATTTAACGATAGCGGATTAACTCCTGAATCTGAAAAAGACCTCATTACTCAGAAAAAAGCAATGGTCGAGAGAGAAGATCTTAATAATGATGGAAAAATAAGTCATTTTGAGAAATTCAGAATTCGATTTATGCGCACTATAGACCGTCTTTTTCCATATAAAAAAGGAGTAACTCTAGCCTATCTTTTCGGAATTACTTTCTTAGCAATTGTACTGATTACTTTTATCGGAAAAGATGTTTTCCCTAAAGTTAACTCTAGTCAGTTTCAATTAAGAATGCGCGCTCCCGACGGAACTCGTTTAGAACGTACCGAAGAAAAAGCAATTCTAGTACTTAAAGAATTAAACAAAATGGTTGGCAAGGAACATATCGGAATTTCTTCTGTATATGTGGGGCAACACCCATCGTTGTTCTCAATAAACCCAATCTATTTGTTTATGGCAGGTTCACATGAAGCCGTATTTCAGGTGAGTTTAAAAGACTATCATGCCGATATGGATGATTTTAAGGATGAATTTAGAGCGCGACTTAAAAAGATTCTTCCTGATGTGAAAGTATCTTTTGAGCCTATTGAGCTTACCGATAAAGTTTTAAGCCAAGGCTCCCCTACTCCTATTGAAGTAAGAATCGCTGGAAAAGACAAAAAGCGAAATGAGCTTTACGCCAACCAGATCGTCGAGAAACTAAAGAAAATATCTTATTTCAGAGATGTGCAAATTGGACAGCCAATCCATTATCCTGCAATGAATATTGATATTGATAGAACTCGTGCTGCCGAATTAGGTGTTGATATGAATGATATCTCCCGTTCGCTAGTGGCTTCAACATCTTCATCCAGATACACTGAAAAAAATACATGGGTAGACGAAAAAGCTGGATTATCATATAGCGTTCAGGTACAAGTACCTTTAAATAATATGAAAAGCAGAACTGATATTGGTGAAATTCCAGTACTAAAAAATTCGCTTCGTCCTGTATTAAGTGATGTTGCCAAAATTACACCAGGTTATGTAAGTGGTGAAAACGACAACTTAGGAGCTATGCCCTACATTACAGTTACTGCCAATATTAGCCAAACCGATTTAGGAACAGCTGTAAAAGATGTAGATGCAACATTAAAATCTCTTGGCGAATTACCTCGTGGTTTATTCATTACTCCAATAGGTATGAGTAAGGTATTGGTTGAAACATTAAGTAGTTTACAAGTTGGATTATTGGTTGCTATTTTCGTAATCTTTTTGATGTTGGCAGCAAATTTCCAATCATTCAAAGTATCGTTGGTAATCTTAACAACAGTACCCGCAGTAGTATTGGGTTCTTTATTGATGTTAACAATTACAGGTTCGACGCTAAACTTACAATCCTACATGGGAATCATTATGTCGGTTGGAGTTTCTATCGCCAATGCCGTTTTATTAGTTACCAATGCCGAACAATTACGAAAACACAATGGCAATGCATTAGAGTCGGCTCGTGAAGCTGCAGCATTACGTCTTCGTCCGATAATCATGACCTCAGTAGCAATGATTGCCGGAATGTTACCAATGGCAATTGGTCACGGTGAAGGAGGCGATCAAGTATCTCCATTAGGTCGCGCAGTTATTGGCGGATTACTATTCTCGACATTTGCAGTACTATTAATTTTGCCACTTATTTTTGCATGGGCACAAGAAAAAACAACGACACAATCTGTTTCTTTAGATCCTGAAGATGAAGAAAGTATTCACTATATATCCTCATTAAAATCAAAAAATGAAAAATAA
- a CDS encoding DUF6526 family protein, whose product METQSYKNHVRYYPPHHFVYYPVILILLLFSIYFSFTSEEKLIWIFISFIFVVLFGLAFMLRQHYALTLQNRIVKLELRYRYFSITGKRLEEFEDQLTNEQLFALRFSPDNEIVMLTEKALNENLSGNSIKKSINDWKGDYERV is encoded by the coding sequence ATGGAAACACAATCTTATAAAAATCATGTCCGGTATTACCCGCCCCATCATTTCGTATATTATCCAGTAATACTAATTTTACTTCTATTTAGTATTTACTTTTCATTTACATCTGAAGAAAAACTAATCTGGATATTTATCAGTTTCATTTTTGTAGTTTTATTTGGATTAGCATTCATGCTCCGTCAACATTATGCCCTCACCCTACAAAACCGTATCGTCAAATTGGAACTTCGTTATCGTTATTTTTCTATAACAGGGAAAAGATTAGAAGAGTTTGAAGATCAATTAACCAATGAGCAGTTATTTGCCTTACGATTTAGTCCTGACAATGAAATTGTGATGCTTACTGAAAAAGCATTGAATGAAAATCTTTCAGGAAACTCTATAAAGAAATCGATTAATGACTGGAAAGGTGATTATGAAAGAGTGTAA